One genomic segment of Devosia sp. includes these proteins:
- a CDS encoding ABC transporter substrate-binding protein, whose product MKTTKILLGAAALALMAAAPAQAQVLFWSTQAAPVEETQKMREDVLAGFEGGVDFQPQEVGPFITRLEAEISSGSGNIGVVGALHGDLSTYADAWVDLSDVDLSGITVSDAFLELGKLGTDEQKYLPWMQANYVMAANKQALEYLPEGADINALTYEQLVDWAQALAEGTGSPKFGFPAGPQGLKHRFFQGFLLPSFAGSTVTKFASDDAAAGWEVFKELWQYTNPASTNYSFMQEPLLSGDVWVAFDHIARLADAFNQRPDDFVAFPAPAGPKGRGFMPVLAGVAVPASAPDVDAAKALVQYMLQPDTQVATLLATNFYPVTDAALPAELPASARALGPAITAMTSSADALPALLPVGLGDMGGQFNQVYTDTFERIVLGNQPVADVLPQQADTLRSIMEQANAPCWLPDAASEGPCPVD is encoded by the coding sequence ATGAAGACGACAAAAATACTGCTCGGCGCAGCCGCGCTCGCCCTTATGGCGGCCGCCCCTGCCCAGGCCCAGGTGCTGTTCTGGTCGACCCAGGCGGCGCCCGTCGAAGAAACCCAGAAAATGCGCGAGGACGTGCTGGCCGGCTTTGAAGGCGGCGTGGACTTCCAGCCGCAGGAAGTGGGCCCCTTCATCACACGTCTCGAAGCTGAAATCAGCTCCGGTTCGGGCAATATCGGGGTTGTTGGCGCCCTGCACGGCGACCTGTCGACCTATGCCGATGCGTGGGTCGATCTTTCCGACGTCGATCTTTCAGGCATAACAGTCAGCGACGCCTTCCTCGAGTTGGGCAAGCTGGGCACGGACGAGCAGAAATATCTGCCCTGGATGCAGGCCAACTACGTCATGGCCGCGAACAAGCAGGCACTCGAATACCTGCCGGAAGGCGCCGACATCAATGCGCTGACCTATGAGCAGCTCGTCGACTGGGCCCAGGCCCTGGCCGAAGGCACCGGCTCGCCGAAGTTCGGTTTCCCTGCCGGCCCTCAGGGTCTCAAGCATCGCTTCTTCCAGGGTTTCCTGTTGCCCTCTTTCGCGGGCTCGACCGTAACCAAGTTCGCTTCCGACGATGCTGCCGCCGGTTGGGAAGTGTTCAAGGAACTCTGGCAGTACACAAACCCTGCCTCGACCAACTACTCCTTCATGCAGGAGCCGCTGCTCAGTGGCGATGTGTGGGTGGCGTTCGACCACATTGCCCGCCTGGCCGATGCCTTCAACCAGCGCCCGGATGACTTTGTCGCCTTCCCTGCGCCTGCCGGCCCCAAGGGTCGCGGCTTCATGCCGGTGCTGGCCGGTGTAGCCGTTCCCGCCAGCGCGCCGGACGTTGATGCTGCAAAGGCACTGGTTCAGTACATGCTGCAGCCGGACACCCAGGTCGCAACGCTGCTGGCCACCAATTTCTATCCGGTCACCGATGCGGCGCTTCCGGCGGAACTGCCCGCTTCAGCCCGCGCGCTCGGCCCTGCCATCACGGCAATGACCAGCTCGGCTGACGCGCTGCCGGCGCTTCTTCCGGTCGGACTGGGCGACATGGGTGGCCAGTTCAACCAGGTCTATACCGACACGTTCGAGCGCATCGTGCTGGGCAATCAGCCGGTTGCCGATGTGCTGCCCCAGCAGG
- a CDS encoding LacI family DNA-binding transcriptional regulator, which translates to MGNRAKTLKELAERLDVSITTVSRALAGHEQIALKTRNRVAAAARELGYIPNRAARQLVSGRSNFVGFLMPLRGPNFIDSYLGEFVTGLGEGLVSHGLDLFLATVQQGQNELDVLRHVVESGRADGIVVPRIAEDDPRLTYLAMHDFPAVSHGRLLNPTISYNWLDSDGEAAFSEIFDLLYEHGHRHIGLVTISDKMTFRHYREAGLQNAIARRGDRSVRLSIESFPRFDRGASVAAVNRMLASPDRPTAMIGLFDEIAMTILEEAARAGLSVPRDLSVVGFDNIIAGAYAPPGLTTFDANIRTSAREIANMLVDVIEGRAATPITRLVRPQLVLRASHGPAPKEI; encoded by the coding sequence GTGGGAAACCGCGCAAAGACGCTCAAGGAGCTCGCCGAACGCCTGGACGTGTCGATCACGACCGTCTCGCGTGCGCTTGCCGGGCATGAGCAGATTGCGCTCAAGACAAGAAATCGGGTGGCCGCGGCCGCGCGCGAACTGGGCTACATCCCAAACCGGGCTGCGCGGCAACTGGTCTCCGGGCGTAGCAATTTCGTCGGTTTCCTGATGCCGCTGCGCGGACCGAATTTCATCGATTCCTATCTTGGAGAATTCGTCACCGGCCTGGGCGAGGGTCTCGTCTCGCACGGGCTCGACCTGTTTCTCGCCACCGTTCAACAGGGTCAGAACGAACTCGACGTGCTTCGGCATGTGGTGGAGTCCGGCCGGGCCGACGGTATCGTGGTGCCGCGCATCGCCGAGGACGACCCGCGCCTCACCTATCTGGCAATGCACGACTTTCCGGCCGTTTCGCATGGGCGCCTGCTGAACCCCACCATTTCCTACAACTGGCTGGATTCAGACGGCGAAGCGGCGTTCAGCGAGATTTTCGACCTGCTCTATGAGCACGGCCATCGCCATATCGGCCTGGTCACCATCTCCGACAAGATGACCTTCCGGCACTACCGCGAGGCCGGCTTGCAGAATGCCATTGCCCGGCGCGGCGACCGCTCGGTGCGCCTATCCATCGAGAGTTTCCCGCGGTTTGATCGCGGCGCCAGCGTTGCCGCCGTCAACCGGATGCTGGCTTCGCCGGACCGGCCCACGGCCATGATCGGTCTCTTCGATGAGATCGCCATGACCATCCTTGAGGAAGCGGCCAGGGCAGGTCTTTCGGTGCCCCGCGACCTGTCGGTCGTCGGCTTCGACAACATCATTGCCGGGGCCTATGCGCCGCCGGGCCTGACCACTTTCGATGCCAATATCCGCACCAGCGCGCGCGAAATCGCGAACATGCTGGTCGACGTCATTGAGGGACGCGCGGCGACGCCGATAACCCGGCTGGTCCGCCCTCAACTGGTGCTCAGAGCCAGCCATGGCCCCGCACCCAAGGAGATCTAA